Genomic window (bacterium):
TGGTGGTGGTGCTGGATCCCACCCTGATGGCTTCGGTCAACGTCACCGCGGGCCTGGGGGCGGACGGCATGCTGATCATCAACACCGGTCTGGATGCCGTGGAGATCAAAAAGTCCGTCAAGTTTGACGGCAGGATATTCACGGTGGACGCCTCCAAGATATCCGAGGAGACCATCGGCAAGAACATCCCCAACACTCCGATGCTGGCGGCCCTGGTAAAGATCACCGGGATCCTGGATTTCAAGAGCATGATGGAGGACACCGAAAAGAAGCTGGCCAAGAAATTCGCCCACCGGCCGGAGGTGATCGAGGGGAACATCCAATCCATGAAGCGGGCGGCAGAGGAGGTAAAATCGGCATGAGCGAATTGAAGAAATACAAAGAACTGGCCCTGGGGGGCAATATCGAAAAAAGCGGCACCGCCGTTGATTTCAAGACCGGCGACTGGAGAAGCTCCAGGCCGGTGTATCAT
Coding sequences:
- a CDS encoding 2-oxoacid:acceptor oxidoreductase family protein — encoded protein: MIEIRWHGRGGQGAKTAALLLADAALSAGKYVQAFPEYGPERMGAPVQSFNRIDEQPILMHCPVKSPKVVVVLDPTLMASVNVTAGLGADGMLIINTGLDAVEIKKSVKFDGRIFTVDASKISEETIGKNIPNTPMLAALVKITGILDFKSMMEDTEKKLAKKFAHRPEVIEGNIQSMKRAAEEVKSA